In Dryobates pubescens isolate bDryPub1 chromosome 27, bDryPub1.pri, whole genome shotgun sequence, the DNA window GGCTGGATGTGATGATTTTCTGTTCTAGTGCTAATGTGATGACATCTAGGCAAATTATTTGTTTTGCTTCCCACTTTCTACCCATTGAAGCAGTGGCTGTGCAGTCTGTAAAACCTCGGTAATCCCATTTCCTCTGCCTCGATCCCCTGGCCACTTCTCAGTACAGACTGAACCCACCCAGTACACGTCTGGGTGGCGGTATCCCAAAACccctgaggcagaggagggcaggaagAGTGCTGATGGTTGGTTTGGCATTACGCAGCCCTGCGAGGCGCAGGTTTGGCTCGATAATCCTTACAGCTTCTTTCCAATTCGAGTTCGTTCCCCTGTGATGCCCTTAGCAGACCGAAGGGGCACCCCGCCTGCTCTGCCGAGCGTCTGCTTTCCCTCCCGCCGAGCCCCCACATTCTTGTTCTTCCCTGCGGCCCTCACCGCGCCTGCGCAGCTCCGGCCCGCGGCCGCTCCCCACCCCGCCCCCAGAGGGCAGTGCCGCCGGCCTCCCTTCACGCCGCGTCTCGCGGGGCGGGGGCGCGCGTGCGGTGTCCCAGCGACGCGGGATGGCGGCTCACGAGCAGCAGAGCGGCGACTACCTGCGGCGCCACCGGCTCCCCGAGCTGCTGCAGCGCCTCGGCGCGCTGCTGCTCCACCACCGACCCGGTGCGCGGCTGCTCCACGGCCGCCCCGGGGCGGGGGAGGGCAGGGTTGGGGCGGGTTCCCGTCTCAGCCCCGGCAGCTGCAGAGCCGCCTTCCCCACACGCGCACACCCTTCCCGCAGCGAAAAGCGGGATTAGGGATAGCGGGGGGCAGAAGATGGGATCGTGTGGCCTTCGGTCACTAGCGAATTgtccctcagctctgggcacttTTACTTCGTTGCAGAAAGCCCCCGCGAGTTCCTGATCCAGGTGTTGGAAAGGGTAAAGGCTGGAAAACGAGACGACAGCGAGTACCCTTACCTGATGGACGAAGGCAACCTGGAGGCCATGTTCAGCTTGCTGGACGTTGTAGGCCAAGGCCACATAACGGCAGCACAGTACAGAGAAGGTGTGTCTCACCTGAACGGCAGCTCACGGGGTTGTTTTACACAGAATTACTAAAATAGTTTCAAAACTACCCATCTGTATGCTTTAAAAGTATCC includes these proteins:
- the EFCAB10 gene encoding EF-hand calcium-binding domain-containing protein 10, producing MAAHEQQSGDYLRRHRLPELLQRLGALLLHHRPESPREFLIQVLERVKAGKRDDSEYPYLMDEGNLEAMFSLLDVVGQGHITAAQYREALKTLGLSTEDVQFEDDMNITLDIFKEEVCIYPLSLQASARKL